The Exiguobacterium mexicanum genome includes a window with the following:
- the purQ gene encoding phosphoribosylformylglycinamidine synthase subunit PurQ: MKFAVIVFPGSNCDLDMYHAVKDVLGEEADYVFHTETSLDGYDGVLLPGGFSYGDYLRCGAIAQFSPIMSEVKRFAEEGRPVLGVCNGFQVLVEAGLLPGVLMRNRDLKFMCKTVELKVETNETMFTNDYALGETIQVPIAHGEGNYYCDEATLETLRSNGQIAFTYTDNPNGSVANIAGITNAQGNVLGMMPHPERAVEALLGGEDGKRLFTSMVKWGTRHATYN, translated from the coding sequence ATGAAATTCGCTGTCATCGTCTTCCCGGGATCAAACTGTGACCTCGACATGTATCACGCTGTAAAAGATGTCCTCGGCGAAGAAGCGGACTATGTGTTCCATACGGAAACGTCGCTTGACGGTTACGACGGTGTGTTACTGCCAGGCGGATTCTCATATGGGGATTACTTGCGCTGTGGCGCCATCGCCCAGTTCTCACCAATTATGAGTGAAGTCAAACGGTTCGCAGAAGAAGGGCGTCCGGTACTCGGCGTCTGCAACGGTTTCCAAGTGCTCGTCGAAGCGGGACTCCTACCGGGCGTATTGATGCGTAACCGTGATTTGAAGTTCATGTGCAAGACGGTCGAATTGAAAGTCGAGACGAACGAGACGATGTTCACGAACGATTATGCACTCGGGGAAACGATCCAAGTCCCGATCGCGCACGGGGAAGGCAACTACTACTGTGACGAGGCGACGCTTGAGACGCTTCGTAGCAATGGGCAGATCGCCTTCACATATACCGACAACCCGAATGGATCGGTCGCGAATATTGCAGGGATCACGAACGCACAAGGCAACGTACTCGGAATGATGCCGCACCCGGAGCGAGCGGTCGAAGCATTGCTCGGCGGGGAAGACGGCAAACGATTATTCACTTCGATGGTGAAATGGGGGACTCGACATGCTACTTACAACTGA
- the purS gene encoding phosphoribosylformylglycinamidine synthase subunit PurS, which translates to MKKINVYVTLRESVLDPQGVAVKGGLEHLGFTGVESVRIGKVIELQVAEETTEAMVRDMCEKLLVNTVIENYRIEMGVLA; encoded by the coding sequence ATGAAAAAAATAAACGTGTACGTGACATTACGTGAAAGTGTACTCGATCCACAAGGCGTCGCCGTCAAAGGCGGACTCGAACATCTCGGCTTTACAGGCGTTGAATCAGTACGCATCGGGAAAGTGATCGAGCTTCAAGTGGCAGAAGAGACGACCGAAGCGATGGTGCGTGACATGTGTGAGAAGTTGCTCGTCAACACGGTCATCGAGAACTATCGAATCGAGATGGGGGTACTCGCATGA
- the purC gene encoding phosphoribosylaminoimidazolesuccinocarboxamide synthase, which produces MEAIYEGKAKALFETEEQGVLRVYYKDDATAFNGEKKESIAGKGVLNNAITTRLFELMHDNKIPTHFIKRLSDREQLVRRVDIIPLEVVVRNIAAGSLAKRLGWEEGTPLLSPIVEFYYKDDALGDPLLTEDHIRLLQVATHKEVETLRQLGLWVNDVLLDFFNDHGIDLIDFKLEFGKVDGTIILADEISPDTCRLWDKETKQKLDKDVFRRDLGSLTDTYSQLLTRIGGMN; this is translated from the coding sequence ATGGAAGCAATTTACGAAGGTAAAGCGAAAGCGTTATTTGAGACTGAAGAACAGGGTGTGCTCCGCGTTTATTATAAAGACGACGCGACAGCATTTAACGGGGAGAAGAAAGAATCAATCGCCGGCAAAGGCGTGTTAAACAATGCTATCACGACGCGCTTGTTCGAACTCATGCACGATAACAAGATTCCGACGCATTTCATTAAGCGACTATCGGATCGCGAGCAGCTCGTGCGCCGTGTCGACATCATTCCGCTTGAGGTCGTCGTGCGTAACATTGCCGCCGGAAGCCTTGCGAAACGACTCGGTTGGGAAGAAGGGACACCGCTCCTGTCACCAATCGTCGAGTTCTACTATAAAGATGACGCACTCGGAGATCCACTCTTAACAGAGGACCATATCCGTTTACTGCAAGTCGCTACACACAAAGAAGTCGAAACATTGCGACAACTCGGCCTATGGGTCAACGATGTATTGCTCGATTTCTTCAATGACCATGGCATTGATTTGATCGATTTCAAACTCGAGTTCGGTAAAGTCGACGGCACGATTATCCTTGCCGACGAGATTTCACCAGACACGTGCCGGCTTTGGGACAAAGAGACGAAACAAAAGCTCGATAAAGATGTTTTCCGCAGAGACCTCGGATCTCTGACAGACACGTATAGCCAGTTGTTAACACGCATAGGGGGAATGAACTGA
- the purB gene encoding adenylosuccinate lyase, giving the protein MISRYTRPEMAAIWTDQNKFEAWLQVELYACEAWSELGVIPKEDVAVLWDKASFDVERILEIEQETRHDVIAFTRAVSETLGEEKKWVHYGLTSTDVVDTALSYLIKQANDILEADIDRFIEILAEKAKAHKYDIMMGRTHGVHAEPTTFGLKLALWYEEMKRNKKRFMAARETIEFGKMSGAVGTFANIDPFIESYVCDKLGIQAAPISTQTLQRDRHAEYMSTLALIATSIEKMATEIRGLQKTETREVEEFFAKGQKGSSAMPHKRNPIGSENMTGLARVIRGHMVTAYENVPLWHERDISHSSAERIILPDATSLLNYMLNRFSNIVKNLTVFPDNMRRNMDRTFGIIFSQRILLALIEKGWSREAAYDAVQPKAMQAWEEETMFRTLIERDAEMGALFTSDELDDLFDPSHHVRRVDVIFERCGL; this is encoded by the coding sequence ATGATTTCACGTTATACCCGTCCCGAGATGGCGGCGATTTGGACAGACCAAAACAAATTTGAGGCATGGCTTCAAGTAGAACTTTACGCATGTGAGGCGTGGAGCGAGCTAGGCGTCATTCCAAAAGAAGATGTCGCGGTCCTGTGGGACAAAGCATCGTTTGATGTCGAACGCATCTTGGAGATCGAGCAAGAGACGCGCCATGACGTTATCGCCTTCACGCGTGCCGTCTCAGAGACGCTTGGAGAAGAGAAGAAGTGGGTGCATTACGGACTGACTTCGACAGACGTCGTCGATACGGCCTTATCGTACTTGATTAAGCAAGCAAACGATATTTTAGAAGCTGACATCGACCGCTTCATCGAGATCCTCGCTGAGAAAGCGAAAGCACATAAGTATGACATCATGATGGGCCGTACACACGGTGTTCACGCAGAACCGACGACGTTCGGATTGAAACTCGCCCTTTGGTACGAAGAAATGAAGCGCAACAAGAAGCGGTTCATGGCAGCCCGTGAGACGATTGAGTTCGGCAAGATGAGTGGTGCGGTCGGCACGTTCGCAAACATCGATCCGTTCATCGAGTCGTATGTATGTGACAAATTAGGGATTCAAGCGGCACCGATTTCGACACAGACGTTACAACGTGACCGTCACGCCGAATACATGTCGACACTCGCATTGATTGCCACATCAATCGAGAAGATGGCGACAGAGATTCGCGGCCTCCAAAAGACAGAGACACGTGAGGTCGAAGAATTCTTCGCCAAAGGACAAAAAGGGTCGTCAGCGATGCCGCATAAACGCAACCCAATCGGTTCAGAGAACATGACCGGCCTGGCCCGTGTCATTCGCGGTCATATGGTGACGGCGTATGAGAACGTCCCACTCTGGCATGAACGTGACATCTCACACTCTTCAGCCGAACGGATCATTCTTCCGGATGCGACGAGTCTCCTCAACTACATGTTGAACCGCTTTAGCAATATCGTGAAGAACTTGACGGTCTTCCCGGACAATATGCGTCGGAACATGGATCGGACGTTTGGCATCATCTTCTCCCAACGCATCTTGCTCGCCTTGATCGAAAAAGGATGGTCGCGCGAAGCGGCGTATGACGCCGTTCAACCGAAGGCGATGCAGGCGTGGGAAGAAGAGACGATGTTCCGCACTTTGATTGAACGAGACGCCGAGATGGGCGCGCTCTTTACGAGTGACGAGCTCGACGACCTATTCGACCCGAGCCATCACGTGCGCCGTGTCGATGTCATTTTTGAACGCTGTGGTTTGTGA
- the purK gene encoding 5-(carboxyamino)imidazole ribonucleotide synthase codes for MRIGILGGGQLGRMMSLSASAMGYETLSLDPNPNAPAAQVAPSIVATFDDVTAARELAQRSDVITYEFENIDTAMIEAIADKCPQGMDVLKATQHRLYEKQMIEGAGLHVAPYVPVRSLRDVTRARDVLGLPFVIKTCRFGYDGKGQTVLRTEQDVRTFTNQFEETEYVAEAWLPFKKEISVIVTRGAHATTTFPISENIHHQNILHLSIVPARVEQDILEEARHLALQLADHIGLIGTLAVELFIMEDGSLYVNELAPRPHNSGHYTIDACETSQFEQHVRAITGMKLGRTTLHTPVVMVNLLGEHMDELNPQTLPSNVKLHLYGKEEAKTGRKMGHLNVLADSVEEALQTIEQLAIWKETVL; via the coding sequence ATGAGAATCGGAATTTTAGGCGGAGGCCAGCTAGGTCGGATGATGTCACTCAGCGCGAGTGCTATGGGATACGAAACGCTAAGTCTTGATCCAAACCCAAACGCACCGGCCGCTCAAGTCGCGCCAAGCATCGTGGCTACATTTGACGACGTAACAGCAGCTCGTGAACTCGCTCAGCGTTCAGACGTCATCACATATGAATTCGAAAATATCGACACAGCGATGATTGAAGCTATCGCCGACAAGTGTCCGCAAGGGATGGATGTCTTAAAGGCGACACAGCATCGGCTCTATGAGAAGCAAATGATTGAAGGTGCGGGCCTTCACGTCGCTCCATATGTTCCAGTTCGTTCCCTCCGAGACGTCACTCGAGCGAGAGACGTGTTAGGCCTCCCATTCGTCATCAAGACGTGCCGATTCGGATATGACGGAAAAGGCCAAACGGTCTTGCGGACGGAGCAAGATGTTCGCACATTTACGAATCAGTTCGAAGAGACGGAGTACGTGGCCGAAGCTTGGCTGCCTTTTAAAAAAGAAATTTCGGTCATCGTAACGAGAGGGGCTCACGCGACGACAACGTTCCCGATCAGCGAGAATATTCATCATCAAAATATTTTACACTTATCGATAGTGCCAGCACGAGTGGAACAAGACATTTTGGAAGAGGCTCGGCATTTGGCCCTTCAACTCGCTGACCACATCGGATTGATTGGAACGCTTGCGGTTGAACTGTTCATCATGGAGGATGGTTCCTTGTATGTGAATGAACTTGCTCCCCGTCCCCACAATTCAGGGCATTACACGATTGACGCCTGTGAGACGTCCCAGTTCGAGCAACATGTACGGGCAATCACTGGTATGAAGCTCGGTCGTACGACACTCCACACCCCGGTCGTGATGGTTAACCTGTTAGGCGAACATATGGATGAGCTGAATCCGCAAACGTTACCGTCGAATGTTAAACTACATTTGTATGGAAAAGAGGAAGCGAAGACTGGTCGGAAGATGGGGCACTTGAACGTGCTCGCCGATTCCGTCGAAGAAGCGCTTCAGACCATCGAACAATTGGCAATCTGGAAGGAGACCGTTTTATGA
- the purE gene encoding 5-(carboxyamino)imidazole ribonucleotide mutase → MKATVGVIMGSSSDWETMSHACEILEELSIPYEKQVVSAHRTPDLMFDYAEGARARGIQVIIAGAGGAAHLPGMVAAKTTLPVIGVPVQSKALNGLDSLLSIVQMPAGVPVATVAIGRAGATNAGLLAAQILSLQSSELIDRLEVYRQVKRDMALKATEELI, encoded by the coding sequence GTGAAGGCAACAGTAGGTGTGATCATGGGTAGTTCTTCCGATTGGGAAACAATGAGCCATGCTTGTGAGATCCTTGAAGAGTTGAGTATTCCATATGAAAAACAAGTTGTCTCGGCGCATCGGACGCCGGACTTAATGTTCGACTACGCTGAGGGAGCTCGGGCAAGGGGCATACAGGTCATTATCGCTGGAGCAGGAGGCGCAGCTCACTTACCAGGTATGGTCGCTGCAAAGACCACATTACCCGTCATCGGGGTACCAGTACAATCGAAGGCGTTAAACGGACTTGATTCATTGCTTTCGATTGTTCAAATGCCTGCAGGTGTACCGGTCGCAACCGTCGCCATCGGTCGAGCTGGGGCGACGAACGCAGGTCTTCTCGCGGCGCAAATCTTGAGCCTCCAATCTTCTGAATTGATTGACCGTCTCGAGGTTTACCGCCAAGTGAAACGAGATATGGCACTCAAAGCGACAGAGGAGCTGATTTGA
- a CDS encoding NETI motif-containing protein produces MAKKIKVYVEPNETIDECLNRIDQMGYRPIRRIEKPVFEQTGTKDEPVHSHQSILFECVALKP; encoded by the coding sequence ATGGCCAAAAAAATCAAAGTATACGTCGAGCCAAACGAGACAATCGATGAGTGTTTAAATCGAATTGATCAAATGGGGTATCGCCCGATACGTAGGATTGAGAAGCCTGTCTTTGAACAAACGGGAACCAAAGACGAACCTGTACATTCCCATCAGTCGATTTTATTTGAGTGCGTTGCTCTCAAACCATAA
- a CDS encoding Tex family protein, which yields MIRLITKVAKELKLKTSQVETVQQLAADGATIPFMARYRKEMTGNLDEVEIKAILDALQYEESLHKRKTDVLAKLEELEKATPELTRALEAATSLQQVDDIYLPYRPKRRTKAEQGREKGLQALADWYRQPTPYSLKKAQSLAGDLSLEEALPFVQSIIGEEWGEVATLRQSLRTRVRKEALLRSQKKKQAEDEKEVFAQYYEYEEKIAGIVPHRILALNRGERTDVLQVKIVFDEAGFMRQALGKFDRLPTEKRELVTLAVKDAFKKSVFPAIEREIRSELTETAEEQAIDVFSKNLKQLYMQPPLREVVVLGIDPAYRTGCKWAVVNEIGKVEEVGVFYPTAPKHDVAGSEKVLASLVKRYPISVIVIGNGTASRETEQFVSSWLKKAEREIAYAIVNEAGASVYSASEIARSEFPELKVEERSAVSIARRIQDAMAELVKVDPQSVGVGQYQHDVSQNKLKGSLEFVVESVVNMVGVDVNRASESLLTYVSGLNKTTAKNIVAYRDEFGRFDTRKEIKKVPRLGAKAYEQAAGFLRITNGSDVLDQTEIHPESYKLTLSLLKELGVSKQAVGTAELRDRLKTVDAKVLSEKLDAGLPTVEDILKSLAKPGRDPREDIQKPLLRTDVMNLEDLQVGMEFQGTVRNVIDFGAFIDIGVKQDGLVHISKLSNRYVKHPLDVVAVGDIVTVWIEQVDANRGRISLTMLEPRS from the coding sequence GTGATTCGATTGATTACGAAAGTCGCAAAAGAGTTGAAGTTGAAGACGAGTCAAGTCGAGACGGTGCAACAACTTGCCGCGGACGGAGCGACGATTCCGTTCATGGCCCGGTACCGTAAAGAAATGACCGGTAATCTCGATGAAGTCGAAATCAAAGCGATTCTCGACGCCTTACAATATGAAGAGAGTTTGCACAAGCGTAAGACGGACGTCCTCGCCAAACTTGAAGAACTCGAGAAGGCGACGCCGGAATTGACACGGGCGCTTGAAGCGGCGACGAGCCTGCAACAAGTCGATGATATTTATCTCCCTTATCGTCCGAAGCGACGGACGAAAGCTGAACAAGGGCGGGAGAAAGGACTACAAGCCCTCGCTGACTGGTATCGTCAACCGACACCCTATTCGCTGAAAAAAGCGCAGTCGTTAGCGGGTGATCTTTCGCTTGAAGAAGCACTTCCGTTCGTCCAATCAATCATTGGGGAGGAGTGGGGCGAAGTGGCGACGCTTCGACAATCACTTCGAACACGAGTCCGGAAAGAGGCGCTCCTTCGTTCGCAGAAGAAAAAACAAGCGGAAGACGAGAAAGAAGTATTCGCCCAGTATTATGAATATGAAGAAAAAATCGCAGGAATCGTCCCGCACCGGATTCTCGCTTTGAACCGGGGAGAGCGCACGGACGTGTTGCAAGTGAAGATTGTCTTCGACGAAGCCGGCTTCATGCGACAAGCGCTCGGCAAGTTTGACCGTTTGCCGACAGAGAAACGCGAACTCGTCACGCTCGCCGTGAAGGACGCGTTCAAGAAGTCGGTATTTCCGGCCATCGAACGTGAGATTCGTAGCGAATTGACCGAGACGGCCGAAGAACAGGCGATCGACGTGTTCTCGAAAAACTTGAAGCAACTCTACATGCAACCGCCGCTTCGTGAGGTCGTCGTCCTAGGGATTGACCCGGCCTATCGCACAGGTTGTAAATGGGCCGTCGTCAATGAAATCGGGAAAGTCGAAGAAGTCGGTGTCTTCTATCCGACGGCACCGAAACACGATGTCGCGGGATCGGAAAAAGTGTTAGCGTCGCTCGTGAAACGTTATCCGATCTCGGTCATTGTCATCGGGAATGGGACCGCATCCCGTGAAACGGAGCAATTCGTATCGAGCTGGCTGAAGAAAGCTGAACGCGAGATTGCTTACGCCATCGTCAATGAGGCGGGGGCGAGTGTCTATTCGGCGTCAGAGATTGCACGGTCTGAGTTCCCGGAATTGAAAGTAGAAGAACGCTCGGCTGTCTCGATCGCCCGACGTATCCAAGACGCGATGGCCGAACTCGTTAAAGTCGACCCGCAATCGGTGGGGGTTGGACAGTATCAACACGACGTCAGTCAAAACAAGCTGAAGGGGTCGCTCGAGTTTGTCGTCGAGAGTGTCGTCAACATGGTCGGTGTGGATGTGAACCGAGCCTCGGAATCGCTGCTCACATATGTATCTGGATTGAACAAGACGACGGCTAAAAATATTGTCGCGTATCGGGATGAGTTCGGGCGCTTTGATACGCGGAAAGAGATCAAGAAAGTACCGCGTCTTGGAGCGAAGGCGTATGAGCAAGCAGCCGGTTTTTTACGGATCACGAACGGAAGCGATGTACTCGATCAAACGGAGATTCATCCGGAGAGCTATAAGTTGACGCTCTCTCTATTGAAGGAACTCGGTGTTTCGAAGCAAGCGGTCGGTACGGCTGAACTGCGAGATCGATTGAAGACGGTTGACGCCAAAGTGCTGAGTGAGAAGCTAGATGCCGGATTGCCGACGGTTGAAGATATCTTGAAGTCGCTCGCGAAACCAGGACGTGATCCACGCGAAGACATTCAGAAGCCGTTACTTCGGACAGACGTTATGAACTTGGAAGATCTCCAGGTCGGTATGGAGTTCCAAGGAACAGTGCGAAACGTGATCGACTTCGGGGCGTTCATCGATATCGGGGTGAAGCAAGACGGACTCGTCCACATTTCGAAGTTGTCGAATCGCTACGTTAAGCATCCGCTCGACGTTGTCGCGGTCGGTGACATTGTCACGGTATGGATCGAACAAGTTGACGCCAATCGTGGGCGAATCAGTCTCACGATGCTTGAGCCACGCAGTTAA
- the sigB gene encoding RNA polymerase sigma factor SigB has protein sequence MPAKSQQRHHSDDEVLEWIERYQQDDQNEEVQMLLINRYSDLVEALARKFSRGRAIHDDLVQVGMIGLLAALRRFDPEFGRSFESFAVPTIIGEIKRFIRDKTWSVHVPRRIKELGPKIKKTVEELTTELQRSPRIDEIADYLGVSDEEILETLEMGKSYQALSVDSSIEADNEGSTVTLLDLVGSQERGYESVDQRLILEKAFSVLNEREQAILECAYYKNMSQKETGELLGISQMHVSRLQRRALEKLREAIKVPLNEVFSNDD, from the coding sequence GTGCCAGCAAAATCTCAACAACGCCATCACAGTGATGATGAAGTATTAGAGTGGATCGAGCGTTATCAACAGGACGATCAAAATGAAGAAGTCCAAATGCTCCTCATTAACCGATACTCGGACCTCGTTGAGGCGCTTGCACGAAAGTTTTCGCGAGGCCGGGCCATTCATGACGACCTCGTTCAAGTCGGCATGATCGGACTTCTCGCTGCCCTTCGTCGTTTCGACCCTGAGTTTGGACGCAGTTTCGAGTCGTTTGCCGTTCCGACGATTATCGGTGAAATCAAGCGTTTCATCCGTGACAAGACGTGGAGCGTCCACGTTCCACGCCGGATTAAAGAGCTTGGACCGAAAATCAAGAAGACGGTCGAAGAATTGACGACCGAGTTGCAACGTTCACCGCGAATCGATGAGATTGCCGATTACCTCGGCGTTTCCGATGAAGAGATTCTCGAGACGCTCGAGATGGGCAAGAGCTACCAAGCCCTTTCCGTCGACAGCTCAATCGAAGCGGACAACGAAGGTTCGACCGTCACGCTCCTCGACCTTGTCGGAAGCCAAGAACGTGGCTACGAATCGGTCGACCAGCGCCTCATCCTTGAAAAAGCGTTCAGTGTGCTGAACGAACGGGAACAGGCGATTTTAGAATGTGCTTATTATAAAAACATGAGCCAAAAAGAGACGGGTGAACTCCTCGGGATTTCGCAGATGCACGTATCGCGCTTGCAGCGACGCGCACTTGAGAAGTTACGTGAGGCCATCAAAGTCCCGCTCAACGAAGTATTTTCAAACGATGACTAA
- the rsbW gene encoding anti-sigma B factor RsbW — protein MSNIEQTVMTFPAKPEYVGVVRLVVSGIANRMGYTYDEIEDIKIAVSEACGNAVQHAYEDQEGEVKLTCGVHQDRLEMTIEDSGKTFADDVKRQAAPVEETAEIESLHEGGLGLFLIEALMDDVSINKDNGVKVTMTKLLNRDEVDQSASKISTTPSQ, from the coding sequence ATGAGTAACATCGAACAGACGGTGATGACGTTCCCGGCCAAACCGGAGTATGTCGGTGTGGTCCGTTTAGTCGTCTCAGGAATCGCTAACCGTATGGGATATACGTACGACGAGATCGAAGATATTAAAATCGCGGTCTCGGAAGCCTGTGGCAATGCTGTTCAACATGCTTATGAAGACCAAGAAGGTGAAGTGAAACTCACGTGTGGCGTCCATCAAGATCGTCTCGAGATGACGATCGAGGACTCGGGCAAAACATTTGCCGACGACGTGAAACGCCAAGCGGCGCCAGTCGAAGAGACGGCTGAAATTGAATCGCTTCACGAAGGAGGACTCGGTCTTTTCCTCATTGAAGCCTTAATGGATGACGTCTCGATCAACAAGGACAATGGTGTCAAGGTGACGATGACGAAACTCCTTAACAGGGACGAGGTGGATCAGAGTGCCAGCAAAATCTCAACAACGCCATCACAGTGA
- a CDS encoding STAS domain-containing protein produces the protein MDLAIREQVIGEQLHLYVSGEVDTYTAPKLKEVLHPAITEQDVTVHLDEVDYMDSTGLGVFVGALKIAKRNEKELSLVGVTDRVNRLFELTGLHKLLSINTNVRGGTQ, from the coding sequence ATGGATTTAGCGATTCGCGAGCAAGTCATTGGAGAACAATTACACCTTTACGTATCCGGAGAAGTGGATACATATACCGCACCAAAATTGAAGGAAGTCTTGCACCCGGCTATCACGGAACAAGATGTTACCGTTCATTTGGATGAAGTGGACTATATGGATTCAACTGGTCTCGGCGTATTTGTCGGTGCCCTTAAAATAGCCAAACGTAATGAGAAAGAGTTGTCGCTCGTCGGCGTCACCGACCGCGTCAATCGTCTCTTTGAATTGACAGGACTGCACAAGTTGCTTTCGATCAATACAAACGTAAGAGGTGGCACGCAATGA
- a CDS encoding type II toxin-antitoxin system PemK/MazF family toxin gives MIVKRGDVFYANLSPVVGSEQGGVRPVLVIQNDIGNRFSPTVIVAAITAQIQKAKLPTHVEVYQVKHGLERDSVILLEQIRTIDKRRLTDKVTHLDDETMHKVDRALEISLGLIPL, from the coding sequence GTGATCGTAAAGCGTGGTGACGTGTTTTATGCGAATCTGTCGCCCGTAGTCGGTTCAGAGCAAGGTGGAGTTCGTCCGGTTCTCGTCATTCAAAACGATATCGGCAATCGCTTTAGCCCGACCGTCATTGTCGCTGCGATTACGGCTCAGATCCAGAAAGCAAAACTGCCGACTCATGTAGAGGTATATCAAGTCAAACATGGTCTCGAACGAGATTCCGTGATTTTACTTGAACAGATTCGAACGATTGATAAGCGTCGTCTGACGGATAAAGTCACTCATCTTGATGATGAGACGATGCACAAAGTTGACCGAGCGCTAGAGATTAGTCTGGGATTAATCCCTCTCTAG
- the alr gene encoding alanine racemase, with protein sequence MFRPSWIEIDRAAIKHNVIEIKKRIPQALMAVVKANAYGHGAVEVAKIALDNGATMLGVALLEEAIELREAGIKAPILVMEAQFPEYAGVAAEHDVTLSVFSADWLREARTHLSDRPLTVHVKVDTGMGRLGLRTRAELDALLEAADDRFTVEGIYTHFATADEPDSELYYEQQERFGQLIDGLHSRFRYIHTSNSAGAIRMAGQDVPYNVVRVGIAIYGLYPSAEMASFYSFLRPAFTLKSKLMQVKQLEAGQTISYGATYTTTEDEWIGTVPVGYADGWIRKASGFEVDVNGERCPIIGRVCMDRFMVRLPKELPVGTVVTLIGGPVAIDELATHLETINYEVVCQLTNRLPRRYV encoded by the coding sequence ATGTTTCGTCCAAGTTGGATTGAAATCGATCGGGCGGCGATCAAACATAACGTAATCGAAATCAAAAAACGGATCCCGCAAGCGCTCATGGCCGTCGTCAAAGCGAACGCTTACGGGCATGGTGCCGTCGAAGTGGCAAAGATCGCGCTTGATAACGGAGCGACGATGCTCGGCGTGGCCTTACTCGAGGAAGCCATCGAGCTCCGAGAGGCCGGGATTAAAGCGCCGATTCTCGTCATGGAGGCCCAGTTCCCAGAATATGCGGGCGTCGCAGCCGAACACGATGTGACGTTGTCCGTCTTTTCGGCCGACTGGTTGCGTGAGGCGCGCACGCATCTTTCTGACCGTCCACTCACCGTTCATGTGAAAGTCGACACGGGGATGGGTCGTCTCGGTCTGCGGACCCGCGCCGAACTTGATGCCCTTTTAGAAGCGGCAGATGACCGTTTTACCGTCGAAGGGATTTATACGCACTTTGCGACAGCGGATGAGCCGGACAGTGAGCTTTACTATGAGCAGCAGGAGCGGTTCGGTCAGTTGATAGATGGACTCCACTCGCGATTCCGCTACATCCATACGTCAAACTCGGCCGGAGCGATCCGCATGGCCGGACAAGACGTACCGTACAACGTGGTGCGGGTCGGAATTGCGATTTATGGGCTCTACCCGTCAGCTGAAATGGCTTCCTTCTATTCATTTTTACGTCCGGCTTTCACGTTGAAGAGCAAGCTCATGCAAGTGAAGCAACTCGAAGCTGGACAGACGATCAGCTACGGGGCGACGTATACGACGACTGAAGATGAGTGGATCGGTACCGTGCCGGTCGGATATGCCGACGGCTGGATTCGTAAAGCGAGCGGCTTCGAAGTAGACGTCAATGGAGAGCGCTGTCCCATTATCGGTCGTGTCTGCATGGATCGCTTCATGGTGAGGCTTCCTAAAGAGCTGCCGGTCGGAACTGTGGTCACGCTCATCGGCGGACCAGTCGCGATTGACGAACTGGCCACGCATCTCGAGACAATCAACTATGAGGTCGTCTGTCAATTAACGAATCGCCTCCCGCGACGTTATGTGTAA
- the acpS gene encoding holo-ACP synthase: MIVGIGIDIVELERIARSLKNDRFVARLLTTAERALADAYPEQRRIEFVAGRFAAKEAYAKAVGTGIARGLSWQQIEILPDETGRPHMTAPYSGRIHMSISHSEQYAVAQVIIEEGDHDVSSKLD; encoded by the coding sequence GTGATTGTGGGAATCGGAATCGATATCGTCGAGCTCGAGCGGATTGCTCGCTCGCTCAAAAATGACCGTTTCGTCGCACGTCTGTTGACCACAGCCGAGCGGGCGCTTGCGGACGCCTATCCAGAACAACGGCGCATCGAATTCGTCGCTGGACGATTTGCGGCGAAAGAAGCGTATGCCAAAGCGGTCGGGACCGGGATTGCCCGGGGCCTGTCGTGGCAACAAATCGAAATTTTACCGGATGAGACCGGACGGCCGCATATGACGGCGCCGTACTCAGGCCGGATTCATATGAGTATCAGCCACAGCGAGCAATACGCCGTGGCACAAGTCATCATTGAAGAGGGGGATCACGATGTTTCGTCCAAGTTGGATTGA